In a genomic window of Chaetodon auriga isolate fChaAug3 chromosome 1, fChaAug3.hap1, whole genome shotgun sequence:
- the lins1 gene encoding protein Lines homolog 1 isoform X1, which produces MELAASGTERRTANERFDCLKDAFKCIQAGSCPGQSVADVAGVIFSGVRGLPGQDRESAPAGYYDSSMELTYISVTLVENIASSLTSHSLAPEVALYCVEILRVLFQDMDLMSQLVDHFQADDQIVSHLAAKSVSTCVNHHLHQTGTVSPVWEQKCLQAFHSSPPGAELEACLWSLTEVLKRLLKGAHQGEILVKLLAAFDCSLSALCSKFLPEERSEAAQRWMGCTSSRHWGTTFCLLLDLLEVLTASSLMCGAGVCLKSQRLTHLHSSALLTTISCSSQYFVKKRALLLLKRAVLQKAGEDWALGEMLFTGPKYEHFSSDMSTLSRSVLTAVAADWLQSVQVDSASFFGGTRHIRGDGGQKPDCVMLRAVSLLLLKSVELHIQTAAGAAGVDSATEVYGYLQSLWAFLKRHSIQLMEVTHLCCWVSLLFGEQDDDMMEAAKALLSIFLHHRLCSGLDESAVLETACASGCNPHCHFLLLLQSISFDHSILLDFLISTETCFLEYFVRYLKYLRADRQGFTAACGRISASDCPLSLQRSRSASCGGDMFALTCKAEPDQAESSSCVQPAGAGLRLVDYANSDESDPENMECQDELGTSGCDKSRFSGPPPSATQKQYESSGSTGLLSQHNSTVERRPEGSLLQVFQSEQTSCPNMAGQMTCDTSARAVLCLSELRDVVTRLQTKKLFPYNPSSLLQLLEQVLNRSQPSHLSHFNK; this is translated from the exons ATGGAGCTCGCAGCGAGCGGCACAGAGCGGCGCACCGCGAACGAGCGCTTTGACTGTCTGAAAGATGCGTTCAAGTGTATTCAGGCGGGATCTTGTCCAGGCCAAAGTGTTGCGGATGTGGCGGGTGTGATATTTTCCGGGGTGCGTGGACTGCCTGGCCAGGACAGAGAGAGTGCTCCTGCAGGGTACTATGACAGCAGCATGGAGCTGACCTACATCAGTGTGACTCTGGTAGAAAACATCGCGTCCAGCTTGACGTCTCACAGCCTGGCTCCTGAAGTCGCGCTGTACTGCGTGGAGATCCTGAGGGTGCTGTTTCAAGACATGGATCTCATGTCACAGCTT GTTGATCATTTCCAGGCTGACGACCAGATCGTCTCACATCTGGCTGCCAAAAGTGTATCCACGTGTGTTAACCATCATCTCCACCAAACT GGTACTGTCAGTCCTGTGTGGGAGCAGAAGTGTCTGCAGGCCTTCCACAGCTCGCCCCCCGGTGCTGAACTGGAAGCCTGTCTGTGGTCACTGACAGAGGTCTTAAAAAGACTTCTGAAAGGAGCTCATCAAG GAGAGATCCTTGTCAAACTTCTGGCAGCCTTTGACTGCAGCCTAAGTGCTCTGTGTTCAAAGTTTCTCCCTGAGGAGAGATCAGAGGCAGCACAGCGTTGGATGGGTTGTACCAGCAGCAGACACTGGGGAACAACGTTCTGCctcctgctggacctgctggaggTGCTGACTGCATCCAGTTTAATGTGtggagctggtgtgtgtttgaagagtCAGAGATTAACCCACCTTCACTCCTCAGCACTCCTGACAActatcagctgctcctcacaGTATTTCGTCAAGAAGCGAGCGCTGCTGCTTCTAAAGAGAGCCGTGCTTCAGAAGGCTGGAGAGGACTGGGCTTTGGGAGAAATGCTGTTCACTGGGCCGAAGTATGAGCACTTCAGCTCTGACATGAGCACGCTGAGCCGCAGCGTGTTAACAGCAGTGGCAGCTGATTGGTTACAGAGTGTTCAAGTGGATTCTGCATCTTTCTTCGGGGGGACCAGACACATCCGAGGTGATGGAGGTCAGAAACCAGACTGTGTGATGCTCAGAGCTGTCAGCCTGCTTCTTCTCAAGTCCGTGGAGCTTCACatccaaactgctgctggagcag CAGGTGTGGACAGTGCCACAGAGGTGTATGGGTACCTGCAGAGTCTGTGGGCCTTCCTGAAGAGGCACAGCATCCAGCTGATGGAGGTCACCCACCTCTGCTGCTGGGTCAGCCTGCTGTTTGGAGAACAGGACGACGACATGATGGAGGCGGCTAAAGCTTTGCTTTCTATATTTCTTCATCACAG ACTGTGTTCTGGGCTGGATGAATCTGCTGTGTTGGAGACGGCCTGTGCCTCTGGCTGCAACCCTCACTGCCACTTCCTGCTTCTGCTTCAGAGCATCTCCTTCGACCACAGCATCCTCCTCGACTTCCTCATCTCCACCGAAACCTGCTTTCTGGAGTACTTCGTGCGGTACCTCAAGTACCTCAGAGCTGACCGGCAGGGcttcactgcagcctgtggACGAATCAGCGCGTCAGACTGTCCTCTCTCACTGCAGAGGTCACGCAGTGCCTCATGTGGTGGTGATATGTTTGCACTGACTTGTAAAGCAGAGCCAGATCAAGCTGAATCCAGCTCCTGTGTCCAGCCCGCGGGTGCAGGGCTTCGTCTTGTAGACTATGCTAACTCTGATGAGTCTGATCCAGAGAACATGGAGTGTCAGGATGAACTCGGGACGTCTGGATGTGACAAAAGTAGATTCAGTGGACCACCACCATCTGCCACACAGAAACAATATGAGTCCTCTGGCTCAACAGGATTACTGAGTCAACATAATTCCACAGTGGAAAGAAGACCAGAAGGGTCTTTGTTGCAGGTGTTCCAGAGTGAGCAAACATCATGTCCAAACATGGCAGGACAGATGACCTGTGACACGTCAGCCAGAGccgtcctctgtctgtcagagctCAGGGACGTGGTGACGAGGCTGCAGACAAAGAAACTCTTCCCATAcaacccctcctccctcctacAGCTCTTAGAACAAGTGCTGAACCGCTCCCAACCATCACATCTGTCACATTTCAATAAATGA
- the lins1 gene encoding protein Lines homolog 1 isoform X2 codes for MELAASGTERRTANERFDCLKDAFKCIQAGSCPGQSVADVAGVIFSGVRGLPGQDRESAPAGYYDSSMELTYISVTLVENIASSLTSHSLAPEVALYCVEILRVLFQDMDLMSQLVDHFQADDQIVSHLAAKSVSTCVNHHLHQTGTVSPVWEQKCLQAFHSSPPGAELEACLWSLTEVLKRLLKGAHQGEILVKLLAAFDCSLSALCSKFLPEERSEAAQRWMGCTSSRHWGTTFCLLLDLLEVLTASSLMCGAGVCLKSQRLTHLHSSALLTTISCSSQYFVKKRALLLLKRAVLQKAGEDWALGEMLFTGPKYEHFSSDMSTLSRSVLTAVAADWLQSVQVDSASFFGGTRHIRGDGGQKPDCVMLRAVSLLLLKSVELHIQTAAGAGVDSATEVYGYLQSLWAFLKRHSIQLMEVTHLCCWVSLLFGEQDDDMMEAAKALLSIFLHHRLCSGLDESAVLETACASGCNPHCHFLLLLQSISFDHSILLDFLISTETCFLEYFVRYLKYLRADRQGFTAACGRISASDCPLSLQRSRSASCGGDMFALTCKAEPDQAESSSCVQPAGAGLRLVDYANSDESDPENMECQDELGTSGCDKSRFSGPPPSATQKQYESSGSTGLLSQHNSTVERRPEGSLLQVFQSEQTSCPNMAGQMTCDTSARAVLCLSELRDVVTRLQTKKLFPYNPSSLLQLLEQVLNRSQPSHLSHFNK; via the exons ATGGAGCTCGCAGCGAGCGGCACAGAGCGGCGCACCGCGAACGAGCGCTTTGACTGTCTGAAAGATGCGTTCAAGTGTATTCAGGCGGGATCTTGTCCAGGCCAAAGTGTTGCGGATGTGGCGGGTGTGATATTTTCCGGGGTGCGTGGACTGCCTGGCCAGGACAGAGAGAGTGCTCCTGCAGGGTACTATGACAGCAGCATGGAGCTGACCTACATCAGTGTGACTCTGGTAGAAAACATCGCGTCCAGCTTGACGTCTCACAGCCTGGCTCCTGAAGTCGCGCTGTACTGCGTGGAGATCCTGAGGGTGCTGTTTCAAGACATGGATCTCATGTCACAGCTT GTTGATCATTTCCAGGCTGACGACCAGATCGTCTCACATCTGGCTGCCAAAAGTGTATCCACGTGTGTTAACCATCATCTCCACCAAACT GGTACTGTCAGTCCTGTGTGGGAGCAGAAGTGTCTGCAGGCCTTCCACAGCTCGCCCCCCGGTGCTGAACTGGAAGCCTGTCTGTGGTCACTGACAGAGGTCTTAAAAAGACTTCTGAAAGGAGCTCATCAAG GAGAGATCCTTGTCAAACTTCTGGCAGCCTTTGACTGCAGCCTAAGTGCTCTGTGTTCAAAGTTTCTCCCTGAGGAGAGATCAGAGGCAGCACAGCGTTGGATGGGTTGTACCAGCAGCAGACACTGGGGAACAACGTTCTGCctcctgctggacctgctggaggTGCTGACTGCATCCAGTTTAATGTGtggagctggtgtgtgtttgaagagtCAGAGATTAACCCACCTTCACTCCTCAGCACTCCTGACAActatcagctgctcctcacaGTATTTCGTCAAGAAGCGAGCGCTGCTGCTTCTAAAGAGAGCCGTGCTTCAGAAGGCTGGAGAGGACTGGGCTTTGGGAGAAATGCTGTTCACTGGGCCGAAGTATGAGCACTTCAGCTCTGACATGAGCACGCTGAGCCGCAGCGTGTTAACAGCAGTGGCAGCTGATTGGTTACAGAGTGTTCAAGTGGATTCTGCATCTTTCTTCGGGGGGACCAGACACATCCGAGGTGATGGAGGTCAGAAACCAGACTGTGTGATGCTCAGAGCTGTCAGCCTGCTTCTTCTCAAGTCCGTGGAGCTTCACatccaaactgctgctggagcag GTGTGGACAGTGCCACAGAGGTGTATGGGTACCTGCAGAGTCTGTGGGCCTTCCTGAAGAGGCACAGCATCCAGCTGATGGAGGTCACCCACCTCTGCTGCTGGGTCAGCCTGCTGTTTGGAGAACAGGACGACGACATGATGGAGGCGGCTAAAGCTTTGCTTTCTATATTTCTTCATCACAG ACTGTGTTCTGGGCTGGATGAATCTGCTGTGTTGGAGACGGCCTGTGCCTCTGGCTGCAACCCTCACTGCCACTTCCTGCTTCTGCTTCAGAGCATCTCCTTCGACCACAGCATCCTCCTCGACTTCCTCATCTCCACCGAAACCTGCTTTCTGGAGTACTTCGTGCGGTACCTCAAGTACCTCAGAGCTGACCGGCAGGGcttcactgcagcctgtggACGAATCAGCGCGTCAGACTGTCCTCTCTCACTGCAGAGGTCACGCAGTGCCTCATGTGGTGGTGATATGTTTGCACTGACTTGTAAAGCAGAGCCAGATCAAGCTGAATCCAGCTCCTGTGTCCAGCCCGCGGGTGCAGGGCTTCGTCTTGTAGACTATGCTAACTCTGATGAGTCTGATCCAGAGAACATGGAGTGTCAGGATGAACTCGGGACGTCTGGATGTGACAAAAGTAGATTCAGTGGACCACCACCATCTGCCACACAGAAACAATATGAGTCCTCTGGCTCAACAGGATTACTGAGTCAACATAATTCCACAGTGGAAAGAAGACCAGAAGGGTCTTTGTTGCAGGTGTTCCAGAGTGAGCAAACATCATGTCCAAACATGGCAGGACAGATGACCTGTGACACGTCAGCCAGAGccgtcctctgtctgtcagagctCAGGGACGTGGTGACGAGGCTGCAGACAAAGAAACTCTTCCCATAcaacccctcctccctcctacAGCTCTTAGAACAAGTGCTGAACCGCTCCCAACCATCACATCTGTCACATTTCAATAAATGA
- the lins1 gene encoding protein Lines homolog 1 isoform X3, whose translation MGTVSPVWEQKCLQAFHSSPPGAELEACLWSLTEVLKRLLKGAHQGEILVKLLAAFDCSLSALCSKFLPEERSEAAQRWMGCTSSRHWGTTFCLLLDLLEVLTASSLMCGAGVCLKSQRLTHLHSSALLTTISCSSQYFVKKRALLLLKRAVLQKAGEDWALGEMLFTGPKYEHFSSDMSTLSRSVLTAVAADWLQSVQVDSASFFGGTRHIRGDGGQKPDCVMLRAVSLLLLKSVELHIQTAAGAAGVDSATEVYGYLQSLWAFLKRHSIQLMEVTHLCCWVSLLFGEQDDDMMEAAKALLSIFLHHRLCSGLDESAVLETACASGCNPHCHFLLLLQSISFDHSILLDFLISTETCFLEYFVRYLKYLRADRQGFTAACGRISASDCPLSLQRSRSASCGGDMFALTCKAEPDQAESSSCVQPAGAGLRLVDYANSDESDPENMECQDELGTSGCDKSRFSGPPPSATQKQYESSGSTGLLSQHNSTVERRPEGSLLQVFQSEQTSCPNMAGQMTCDTSARAVLCLSELRDVVTRLQTKKLFPYNPSSLLQLLEQVLNRSQPSHLSHFNK comes from the exons Atg GGTACTGTCAGTCCTGTGTGGGAGCAGAAGTGTCTGCAGGCCTTCCACAGCTCGCCCCCCGGTGCTGAACTGGAAGCCTGTCTGTGGTCACTGACAGAGGTCTTAAAAAGACTTCTGAAAGGAGCTCATCAAG GAGAGATCCTTGTCAAACTTCTGGCAGCCTTTGACTGCAGCCTAAGTGCTCTGTGTTCAAAGTTTCTCCCTGAGGAGAGATCAGAGGCAGCACAGCGTTGGATGGGTTGTACCAGCAGCAGACACTGGGGAACAACGTTCTGCctcctgctggacctgctggaggTGCTGACTGCATCCAGTTTAATGTGtggagctggtgtgtgtttgaagagtCAGAGATTAACCCACCTTCACTCCTCAGCACTCCTGACAActatcagctgctcctcacaGTATTTCGTCAAGAAGCGAGCGCTGCTGCTTCTAAAGAGAGCCGTGCTTCAGAAGGCTGGAGAGGACTGGGCTTTGGGAGAAATGCTGTTCACTGGGCCGAAGTATGAGCACTTCAGCTCTGACATGAGCACGCTGAGCCGCAGCGTGTTAACAGCAGTGGCAGCTGATTGGTTACAGAGTGTTCAAGTGGATTCTGCATCTTTCTTCGGGGGGACCAGACACATCCGAGGTGATGGAGGTCAGAAACCAGACTGTGTGATGCTCAGAGCTGTCAGCCTGCTTCTTCTCAAGTCCGTGGAGCTTCACatccaaactgctgctggagcag CAGGTGTGGACAGTGCCACAGAGGTGTATGGGTACCTGCAGAGTCTGTGGGCCTTCCTGAAGAGGCACAGCATCCAGCTGATGGAGGTCACCCACCTCTGCTGCTGGGTCAGCCTGCTGTTTGGAGAACAGGACGACGACATGATGGAGGCGGCTAAAGCTTTGCTTTCTATATTTCTTCATCACAG ACTGTGTTCTGGGCTGGATGAATCTGCTGTGTTGGAGACGGCCTGTGCCTCTGGCTGCAACCCTCACTGCCACTTCCTGCTTCTGCTTCAGAGCATCTCCTTCGACCACAGCATCCTCCTCGACTTCCTCATCTCCACCGAAACCTGCTTTCTGGAGTACTTCGTGCGGTACCTCAAGTACCTCAGAGCTGACCGGCAGGGcttcactgcagcctgtggACGAATCAGCGCGTCAGACTGTCCTCTCTCACTGCAGAGGTCACGCAGTGCCTCATGTGGTGGTGATATGTTTGCACTGACTTGTAAAGCAGAGCCAGATCAAGCTGAATCCAGCTCCTGTGTCCAGCCCGCGGGTGCAGGGCTTCGTCTTGTAGACTATGCTAACTCTGATGAGTCTGATCCAGAGAACATGGAGTGTCAGGATGAACTCGGGACGTCTGGATGTGACAAAAGTAGATTCAGTGGACCACCACCATCTGCCACACAGAAACAATATGAGTCCTCTGGCTCAACAGGATTACTGAGTCAACATAATTCCACAGTGGAAAGAAGACCAGAAGGGTCTTTGTTGCAGGTGTTCCAGAGTGAGCAAACATCATGTCCAAACATGGCAGGACAGATGACCTGTGACACGTCAGCCAGAGccgtcctctgtctgtcagagctCAGGGACGTGGTGACGAGGCTGCAGACAAAGAAACTCTTCCCATAcaacccctcctccctcctacAGCTCTTAGAACAAGTGCTGAACCGCTCCCAACCATCACATCTGTCACATTTCAATAAATGA